A DNA window from Anoplolepis gracilipes chromosome 13, ASM4749672v1, whole genome shotgun sequence contains the following coding sequences:
- the LOC140672476 gene encoding uncharacterized protein, whose product MKIPAIIATTLLLWGFADASGPLILGDSAAAASASASASADSLGGWGSSSHGKAAASAKAGSNIILSRLGPSVAASTLVASAAVEAKAALRAGRTTAEMQQEALHLLIASADKNAKARALADDAAVLVQGAAEAQSVAAAKTAAVEQTAASLGAAAIEAEAAAATSKISAGQALQAAQTSASALKTAAGSALTALKLARIEQASSESAAVQAQKALALNREANAAAQRAVAAEMAAAAAAAVAASKQSEARDAAAEAKAAIAALITAQRNFVQAKNRAVEANEVAEEDTQSRAADVKVNAIAKAASKSSIRKKELIEIGAAFDSAHGEIITTGTRSSGGKGATATAEAESSAHAIGIKRGHHLRWGHNKWGLGHGISEASASASADAESSAGAILL is encoded by the coding sequence ATGAAGATCCCAGCGATAATCGCAACGACCCTCCTCCTCTGGGGTTTCGCCGACGCCAGCGGGCCGCTCATCCTCGGCGATTCGGCCGCGGCCGCGTCCGCATCCGCCAGCGCGTCAGCCGATTCCCTGGGTGGCTGGGGAAGCTCCTCTCACGGCAAAGCGGCCGCGTCCGCCAAGGCCGGTAGCAACATCATCCTCAGCCGCCTGGGACCTTCGGTCGCGGCCTCAACGTTGGTAGCATCAGCCGCGGTGGAGGCCAAGGCAGCTCTGCGTGCCGGCAGAACGACCGCCGAGATGCAGCAAGAGGCATTACATCTGCTCATCGCGTCCGCCGACAAGAACGCCAAGGCGCGTGCCTTGGCCGACGACGCGGCCGTTCTGGTCCAGGGTGCCGCCGAGGCGCAGTCGGTCGCCGCCGCCAAGACGGCCGCGGTCGAGCAAACGGCCGCTTCCCTGGGTGCAGCCGCGATCGAAGCGGAGGCCGCCGCGGCCACGTCCAAGATATCAGCCGGTCAGGCACTCCAGGCCGCGCAGACTTCCGCCTCCGCCCTGAAAACCGCCGCCGGTAGCGCCTTGACAGCTCTCAAATTGGCACGTATCGAGCAAGCGTCTTCCGAAAGTGCCGCGGTACAAGCGCAGAAGGCGTTAGCCTTAAATCGCGAGGCCAACGCTGCCGCTCAGCGAGCAGTAGCGGCTGAGATGGCGGCAGCCGCAGCAGCAGCCGTTGCTGCTAGCAAACAATCCGAGGCAAGGGACGCCGCGGCCGAGGCTAAAGCGGCGATAGCCGCGCTTATCACCGCCCAGAGGAACTTCGTGCAGGCCAAGAACAGAGCGGTCGAGGCCAACGAAGTGGCCGAAGAGGACACGCAGTCTAGAGCGGCCGATGTCAAGGTCAACGCCATCGCCAAAGCGGCCTCCAAGTCCAGCATCCGCAAGAAAGAGCTCATTGAAATCGGCGCGGCCTTCGACAGCGCCCATGGCGAGATCATTACGACCGGCACACGTTCCTCCGGCGGCAAGGgtgccaccgccaccgccgagGCCGAAAGCAGCGCACATGCCATCGGCATCAAGAGGGGGCATCATCTCAGATGGGGGCACAATAAATGGGGTCTCGGACACGGCATCTCGGAAGCGTCCGCGTCCGCTTCGGCCGATGCGGAAAGCAGCGCCGGCGCTATCCTTTTGTAA